From the Serratia nematodiphila DZ0503SBS1 genome, one window contains:
- the rbsK gene encoding ribokinase, whose protein sequence is MKGKVCVFGSFNLDIVAGMARFPQPGESLIARNSMMGAGGKGANQATAALRAGARVHYIGKVGRDDFGTFARRHLAAAGFDAVTLFSTGDCPTGNALIYVAGEDAENMIAVDPGANLTVSEDEVRQCRPAIAAADILLTQLENNLPAIEQVIAIAREARTFIILNPAPFQPVPDSLLAQVDLLTPNATECTLLTGVPVRDVASARQAAQVLHAKGIRLLIVTLGTQGALFSDGENSELIPAFPAQPKDTTGAGDAFNGALAAQLANQVPLADAARFAAAYAAVCVERAGAAGSMPSYEEALERQQAFA, encoded by the coding sequence ATGAAAGGCAAAGTCTGCGTGTTCGGTTCGTTCAACCTGGATATCGTCGCCGGCATGGCGCGGTTTCCGCAGCCCGGCGAGTCGCTGATCGCCCGTAACAGTATGATGGGGGCGGGCGGCAAGGGCGCCAACCAGGCCACCGCCGCGCTGCGCGCCGGGGCGCGGGTGCATTATATCGGCAAGGTGGGGCGCGACGACTTCGGCACCTTCGCCCGGCGTCATCTCGCTGCCGCCGGCTTCGATGCGGTGACGCTGTTCTCGACCGGCGATTGCCCGACCGGCAATGCGCTTATCTACGTTGCCGGCGAGGATGCGGAGAACATGATCGCCGTCGATCCCGGCGCCAACCTGACGGTCAGCGAGGACGAGGTGCGCCAGTGCCGCCCGGCGATCGCCGCGGCGGATATTCTGTTGACCCAGCTGGAGAACAACCTGCCGGCGATCGAACAAGTGATCGCCATCGCCCGCGAGGCGCGGACGTTCATCATTCTCAACCCGGCGCCGTTTCAGCCGGTGCCGGACAGCCTGCTGGCGCAGGTCGATCTGCTGACGCCCAACGCCACCGAATGCACGTTGCTGACCGGCGTGCCGGTGCGGGATGTGGCTTCGGCGCGTCAGGCGGCGCAGGTGCTGCACGCCAAGGGCATTCGTTTGCTGATCGTGACCTTGGGCACGCAGGGGGCGTTGTTCTCGGACGGGGAAAACAGCGAGCTGATCCCGGCGTTTCCGGCGCAGCCGAAAGACACCACCGGCGCGGGGGATGCGTTTAACGGCGCTCTGGCGGCGCAGCTGGCGAATCAGGTGCCGTTAGCCGATGCGGCGCGCTTCGCCGCCGCCTACGCGGCGGTCTGCGTGGAACGCGCCGGGGCGGCGGGATCGATGCCGAGTTATGAGGAGGCGTTGGAACGCCAGCAGGCGTTCGCTTGA
- the alsE gene encoding D-allulose 6-phosphate 3-epimerase yields MKYQISPSLMCMNLMDIRQQLAVLNRRADMLHIDIMDGHYVKNITLSPFFIEQIRPHTSLLLDVHLMVENPTDFIEPIARAGADFICPHAETINRDAFRVINQIRALGKKVGVVLNPATPVEFIRHYLHLLDKVTVMTVDPGYAGQPFIPEMLDKIRQLRDLKSQQNLRYLIEIDGSCNQRTYRDLMGAGAEVLIVGSSGLFNLDPDLEAAWEKMLDQMRQAA; encoded by the coding sequence ATGAAATACCAGATTTCACCTTCACTGATGTGCATGAACCTGATGGATATCCGGCAGCAATTGGCGGTGCTGAATCGCCGCGCCGATATGCTGCATATCGACATCATGGACGGGCACTACGTTAAAAACATCACGCTGTCGCCGTTCTTTATCGAACAGATCCGCCCGCATACCTCGTTGTTGCTGGACGTGCATTTGATGGTGGAGAACCCGACCGATTTTATCGAGCCGATCGCCCGCGCCGGGGCGGACTTTATCTGCCCGCATGCCGAAACCATCAACCGCGACGCGTTCCGCGTGATCAATCAAATCCGCGCGCTGGGCAAAAAAGTGGGGGTGGTGCTGAACCCGGCCACGCCGGTGGAGTTTATTCGCCACTACCTTCACCTGCTGGACAAGGTCACCGTCATGACCGTCGATCCGGGCTATGCCGGGCAGCCGTTCATTCCCGAAATGCTGGACAAGATCCGCCAGTTGCGCGATCTGAAAAGCCAACAAAATCTGCGCTATCTGATCGAGATCGACGGATCCTGCAACCAGCGTACTTATCGCGATCTGATGGGCGCCGGCGCGGAAGTGTTGATCGTCGGCAGCTCCGGGTTGTTCAATCTCGATCCGGATCTGGAGGCGGCATGGGAAAAAATGCTGGATCAGATGCGGCAGGCGGCCTGA
- the ygfZ gene encoding tRNA-modifying protein YgfZ: MAHNIPFPPRQPSASTHLPLTLISLEDWALVTLNGPDTVKYLQGQVTADIDALAADQHVLCAHCDAKGKMWSNLRLFHRGEGFAYLERRSVLDSQLAEIKKYAVFSKVTIAADNDAVLLGVAGFQARAALAGLFATLPSAEHPVVQDGETTILHFNAPAERFLLVTRPAVAEQLIGKLHDQAERNDSNQWLALEIEAGYPVIDAANSAQLIPQATNLQALEGISFSKGCYTGQEMVARAKFRGANKRALYWLEGKAARAPQAAEDLELQLGENWRRTGTVLASSQLADGTLWVQVVMNNDLDADSKLRVRDDAASQLTIKPLPYSLAEEK; this comes from the coding sequence ATGGCGCATAACATTCCATTCCCACCCCGTCAGCCCTCCGCTTCCACCCATCTGCCCCTGACGCTGATCTCGCTGGAAGATTGGGCGCTGGTGACGCTGAACGGGCCGGACACGGTGAAATATCTCCAGGGCCAGGTGACGGCGGACATCGACGCGCTGGCGGCCGATCAACACGTGCTGTGCGCCCACTGCGACGCCAAGGGCAAAATGTGGAGCAACCTGCGTCTGTTCCACCGCGGCGAAGGCTTCGCCTATCTGGAACGCCGCAGCGTGCTGGACAGCCAACTGGCGGAAATCAAAAAATATGCGGTGTTCTCCAAAGTCACCATCGCCGCCGATAATGACGCGGTATTGCTGGGCGTCGCCGGTTTCCAGGCGCGCGCCGCGCTGGCGGGCCTGTTCGCCACGCTGCCGAGCGCTGAGCACCCGGTGGTGCAGGACGGCGAGACCACGATTCTGCACTTCAATGCGCCGGCAGAACGTTTTCTGCTGGTGACCCGCCCCGCCGTGGCCGAACAGCTGATCGGCAAACTGCATGACCAGGCGGAACGGAATGACAGCAACCAGTGGCTGGCGCTGGAGATCGAAGCCGGTTATCCGGTTATCGACGCCGCCAACAGCGCGCAGCTGATCCCGCAGGCCACCAACCTCCAGGCGCTGGAAGGCATCAGTTTCAGCAAGGGCTGCTATACCGGTCAGGAGATGGTGGCACGCGCCAAGTTCCGCGGCGCCAACAAACGTGCGCTCTACTGGCTGGAAGGTAAAGCGGCCCGCGCCCCGCAGGCGGCGGAAGATCTGGAGCTGCAGCTGGGGGAAAACTGGCGTCGCACCGGCACCGTACTGGCGTCGAGTCAGTTAGCCGACGGTACGCTGTGGGTGCAGGTGGTGATGAACAACGATCTGGATGCCGACAGCAAGCTGCGGGTGCGCGACGATGCCGCCAGCCAGCTGACGATCAAACCTTTGCCCTACTCGCTGGCCGAAGAGAAATAA
- a CDS encoding HD domain-containing protein has protein sequence MSSAVPALDFGSMTQAIQFLMEIDKLKGVQRRTKVLGTQRQENSAEHSWHFAIAAMSLAPYAGDDVDIQRVIQMALLHDIVEIDAGDVLVYDLAARAAIHDQEVAAARRLFGMLPEAQREYFTALWQEYEDGESADARFALLLDRTMPMLMNLHNEGQSWVENGISLEQVLARNASIADVHPELWHHMEQHLRDAQRKGWLK, from the coding sequence ATGTCATCCGCTGTACCCGCGTTAGATTTCGGTTCAATGACCCAGGCCATCCAGTTCCTGATGGAAATCGATAAGTTAAAAGGCGTACAACGCCGCACCAAGGTACTGGGCACCCAGCGCCAGGAAAACTCCGCCGAACACAGCTGGCATTTCGCCATCGCCGCCATGAGCCTGGCGCCCTACGCCGGTGATGACGTAGACATTCAGCGCGTGATCCAGATGGCGCTGCTGCATGACATCGTGGAAATCGACGCCGGCGACGTGCTGGTCTACGATCTGGCGGCCCGCGCGGCGATCCACGATCAGGAAGTGGCGGCGGCGCGCCGTCTGTTCGGCATGTTGCCGGAGGCTCAGCGCGAGTATTTCACCGCTTTATGGCAGGAATATGAAGACGGCGAAAGCGCCGATGCGCGCTTTGCCTTGCTGCTGGATCGCACCATGCCGATGCTGATGAATCTGCACAATGAAGGCCAGAGCTGGGTAGAAAACGGCATCAGCCTGGAGCAGGTACTGGCGCGCAATGCGTCGATCGCCGACGTACACCCCGAGCTGTGGCACCATATGGAGCAACATCTGCGGGACGCGCAGCGCAAAGGCTGGTTGAAGTAA
- a CDS encoding DUF2165 family protein, producing MIVRLSKALLVCAIALFASLVAFGNLTDYGSNFAFVRHVFMMDTLFPDATIGYRSIQTPWLHHAGYIFIIALESLTALLCWIGGLRLLGGLKLPANAFNGRKKWAVAGLTLGFLTWQVGFMSIGGEWFGMWMSQQWNGVPSAFRFFVTIILVLIYLVQRDGELDE from the coding sequence ATGATCGTTCGCTTATCCAAAGCGCTGCTGGTCTGCGCTATCGCCTTGTTCGCTTCGCTGGTGGCCTTCGGTAACCTCACTGACTACGGCTCCAATTTCGCCTTCGTGCGCCACGTCTTTATGATGGATACCCTTTTCCCCGACGCCACCATCGGCTACCGCTCGATACAGACGCCGTGGCTGCATCACGCCGGTTATATTTTCATCATTGCGTTGGAGAGTCTGACCGCGCTGCTGTGCTGGATTGGTGGCCTGCGCCTGCTGGGCGGCCTGAAACTGCCCGCCAACGCTTTCAACGGCCGAAAAAAATGGGCGGTAGCGGGGCTGACGCTGGGCTTCCTTACCTGGCAGGTCGGTTTTATGTCGATTGGGGGGGAGTGGTTCGGCATGTGGATGTCGCAGCAATGGAACGGCGTGCCGAGCGCGTTTCGCTTCTTCGTCACCATCATCTTGGTGCTGATCTATCTGGTGCAGCGCGACGGGGAGTTGGACGAGTAA
- the trhA gene encoding PAQR family membrane homeostasis protein TrhA — MGKTDVVKAGSNKIVAAAYPWAEEIANSISHGIGLVFGIVGLVLLLVQAVNTGADATAITSYSLYGGSMILLFLASTLYHAIPHQKAKHWLKKFDHCAIYLLIAGTYTPFLLVGLDSPLAKGLMAVIWGLALLGVLFKLAFAHRFEALSLVTYLTMGWLSLIVIYQLVTRLEAGGVTLLAIGGVVYTLGVIFYASKRIRFGHAIWHGFVLGGSACHFMAIYLYV; from the coding sequence ATGGGGAAAACGGACGTAGTGAAAGCCGGGAGCAATAAGATTGTCGCCGCGGCTTATCCGTGGGCGGAAGAGATCGCCAACAGCATCAGCCACGGCATCGGGCTGGTGTTCGGCATCGTCGGCCTGGTGTTGCTGTTGGTGCAGGCGGTGAATACCGGCGCCGATGCGACGGCCATCACCAGTTACAGCCTGTACGGCGGCAGCATGATCCTGCTGTTTCTCGCTTCCACGCTGTACCATGCGATCCCGCATCAGAAGGCCAAGCATTGGCTGAAAAAGTTCGATCACTGCGCCATTTATCTCCTGATTGCCGGCACTTACACGCCGTTTTTGCTGGTGGGGCTGGATTCGCCGCTGGCGAAGGGCCTGATGGCGGTAATCTGGGGGTTGGCGCTGCTCGGCGTGCTGTTCAAGCTGGCCTTCGCCCACCGTTTTGAAGCCCTGTCGTTGGTGACCTACCTGACGATGGGCTGGCTGTCGCTGATCGTGATTTATCAGCTGGTCACGCGGCTGGAGGCCGGCGGCGTCACGCTGCTGGCGATCGGCGGGGTGGTCTATACCCTGGGCGTGATTTTCTATGCCTCCAAGCGTATTCGCTTTGGCCACGCCATCTGGCACGGCTTCGTGCTCGGCGGCAGCGCCTGCCACTTCATGGCGATCTACCTGTACGTCTAA
- the sdhE gene encoding FAD assembly factor SdhE, producing the protein MDINNKARIHWACRRGMRELDISIMPFFEFEYDSLNDADKALFIRLLECDDPDLFNWLMNHGAPQDGELQRMVTLIQTRNKDRGPVAM; encoded by the coding sequence ATGGATATTAACAACAAAGCACGTATTCACTGGGCTTGCCGCCGTGGCATGCGCGAGCTGGACATTTCCATCATGCCGTTCTTCGAATTCGAATACGACAGCCTGAATGACGCGGACAAGGCGCTGTTTATCCGCCTGCTGGAGTGCGACGATCCCGATTTGTTCAACTGGCTGATGAATCATGGCGCGCCGCAGGACGGCGAGCTGCAGAGAATGGTGACCCTGATCCAAACGCGAAATAAAGACCGTGGCCCAGTGGCGATGTGA
- a CDS encoding protein YgfX, whose amino-acid sequence MAQWRCDIRISWRTQLFSLLTHGVLILLILISPWPEGFGPLWLVLLTLVVFQCIRSQKRIAAVQGELRLLADRRFSWHGREWRLAKKPWMPGYGMLLTLQPMEGKKRRRLWLASDCMSKEEWRHLRQLLLYPPAGDGEES is encoded by the coding sequence GTGGCCCAGTGGCGATGTGATATCCGCATTTCCTGGCGCACCCAGCTGTTTTCACTGTTAACCCACGGCGTTCTGATCCTGCTGATCCTGATTTCGCCCTGGCCGGAAGGCTTTGGCCCGCTCTGGCTGGTGCTGCTGACGCTGGTGGTGTTTCAGTGCATTCGCAGCCAGAAGCGCATCGCCGCGGTGCAGGGCGAGCTGCGGCTGCTGGCGGATCGGCGTTTCAGCTGGCACGGCCGCGAGTGGCGACTGGCGAAAAAACCGTGGATGCCGGGTTACGGCATGCTGTTGACGCTGCAGCCGATGGAAGGCAAAAAGCGCCGCCGGCTGTGGCTGGCTTCCGACTGCATGAGCAAAGAGGAATGGCGCCACCTGCGGCAGCTGTTGCTGTATCCGCCGGCGGGTGACGGCGAGGAATCCTGA
- the alsK gene encoding allose kinase: MMRHFLGVDVGGTNTRLLLMDDDGEFSAYRKIATADWARQADPLAALGRLIAGHSQDRQVAQVMLGLPGILSRDRSRVLSLPFIPALDAQPVAALLADLLALPVRMDKDVNHLLWWDLQQLPALPQVAVGLYLGTGMGNSLWLNGDFYHGAHGAAGELGHIPWPGHLGECPCGKRGCVESLTSGHWLTGWARANAAQTPFDRLFERHGDHPDLQRFVERLAQTIAIEMNVIDPQRLILGGGVIAMRGFPLARLEQEIRRHLRGPQPAQGLAISISRLTDETGSKGACLAARRHLQLSREYQQ, translated from the coding sequence ATGATGCGGCATTTTCTTGGCGTTGACGTCGGCGGCACCAATACCCGCCTGCTGTTGATGGATGATGACGGCGAGTTTAGCGCTTACCGCAAGATAGCGACCGCCGACTGGGCACGGCAGGCCGATCCGCTGGCGGCGTTGGGCCGCCTGATCGCCGGGCATAGCCAGGATCGTCAGGTGGCGCAGGTGATGCTCGGGTTGCCGGGGATCCTCAGCCGCGATCGCTCGCGGGTGCTGTCGCTGCCGTTCATTCCGGCGCTGGATGCCCAGCCGGTGGCGGCGCTGTTGGCCGACTTGCTGGCGCTGCCGGTGCGAATGGACAAGGACGTCAACCATCTGTTGTGGTGGGACTTGCAGCAGCTGCCGGCGCTGCCGCAGGTGGCGGTAGGGCTGTATCTGGGCACCGGCATGGGCAACAGCCTGTGGCTGAACGGCGATTTTTACCACGGGGCGCATGGCGCCGCCGGCGAGTTGGGGCACATTCCCTGGCCGGGCCATCTGGGCGAGTGCCCGTGCGGCAAACGGGGCTGCGTCGAGAGTTTGACCTCCGGCCATTGGCTGACCGGCTGGGCGCGCGCCAACGCGGCGCAAACGCCGTTCGACCGGCTGTTCGAACGCCATGGCGATCATCCGGATTTGCAGCGTTTCGTTGAACGATTGGCGCAGACCATCGCCATCGAAATGAATGTGATCGACCCCCAACGGCTGATCCTGGGCGGCGGCGTGATCGCCATGCGCGGTTTTCCGTTGGCGCGGCTGGAGCAAGAGATCCGCCGTCATCTGCGCGGGCCGCAGCCGGCACAGGGATTGGCGATCTCCATCAGCCGCCTGACCGATGAAACCGGCAGCAAAGGCGCCTGTCTGGCCGCCCGGCGCCACCTCCAATTGAGCAGGGAGTACCAGCAATGA